AAAATGAAGGATCGGATCGAACAACAATTTACTCAAAGAACTCTTATGCTAGCAGGGGTTTCGCATGATTTAAAAACCCCTCTAACACGGATCAAATTAAGGCTGGCTATGCTACCAGAAAATAGCGAGATCGAAGCAATTCAAGAAGATATCAATGAAATGCAATATATGATCAGTGAATATTTAGAGTTAATTAGCTCGCAAGATGAGTTAGAAGATTTTAATGAAATTGATATTATTGAAATGATTAAAGATATTATCAAAAAATTTGATATCCATAATATTGAATTTAGTCCCCAATTTGCTGAATTACAAATTCTAATTAAGCCTTTTTCTCTTAAACGAGCTATAATTAACATCATTGATAACGCTTTTAAACATGGCGATAAAGTTTGGATTGACATACGTAAAGACTTTGAAACCATAAAGATTATTATTGAAGATAATGGCCCGGGAATCCCTAAGGAGGAGGAGGATAAAATCTTTAAGGCATTCTATAGAGCTGATTATGCACGCAATTTAAACAAAGCCGGCGCAGGCCTAGGACTTGCCATTTCTCAAAATATTATACTTACTCATGGTGGTAATATATATGTTTCTAAAAGAAATTATAAATTGAACGGCGCCAGCTTTGTAATTGAATTACCTAGTTAACCACCTCTTAATTTTACTTCAAGTGTATTATTTGTTTATTAATTTTTAAATTACCCTCACTGGTAATTGATTTTAAATTAAAAATATTTTATTTAAGCTTAATTTAAGGAATGGCATAGTAATGCTTGAGAAATACAGTAAGAAAAAACCAAATTCTAGCTTTGCTACAAAAATAGCTAAATAAAGAAAACATCTATTTAACGTACCAAAAGAAGCATTTTTTAATAAAATTTTTCCCTTTTCAACTTATAAGCCTACAAAAATTTTATTTAATTTAAATCGCACAGTAAGAGCAGAACTTACTGAGATCTTTCGGAATGATCCAATAACTATCTCTTTTGATAAAAATGAAAATCTTAAAAACAATATAAGTATTAGAGAATTTATTATTATAGCGACTGCTGTTTTGAAAGTAGGTTTATCAATATTGAGTTAATTTAAAAAGTAGAACATATTTTTTAGACTATCCTGAAAAAACCTTTCATGCTGATTTCTTAAAATCATCAAATTTTCAAGCAGAATATAGTAGATTAACGGCAACAGCGCTCACTATTATATAATTAAAAAACAATCAGCTGCTCTACAAGCTTCCAACCCAGATAGCTAAGCTTACAAAGCTACACACAGACCTTACTTCCAAGCAACAAAATTTTAAATTATTATAATAACCTACACAGCTCATATTTTAAAAATCTTAGTATTAGTTATCTTTTGCAACACTGAAGAGCTATGAACTAATAAAAGCATAAAAGAGTATATTCTCAATTTAAATCAATATTATAGGATAATAATTACCTACTGGCCTATTTAACAACACAGCAAAAATGTTTACAAATTAATTTTTTTGTATTATTATTAATAATTAGCAAACACGAGAGATGGTTTGGTTTATGGGATTCTTTGATATAAAAATTGATTTCTCACCTTTGATAACAGAATTATCTCGTATTCCAGCTGCTACAGATGAAAATAATTTCTTAAATGATGCTTTAAAAGACATCTTAGTTATCATTAATTCATCTGTGGAAGGATTAAATCTAAGCCAAGTGTTAACTGATAATTTTCATTCTTTAACACCCACAGAAAAGAAAAATGTAAAAGCTATACATAATGCTTTAATTAAATTTATTAATGGGGATAATTTAGTTAAATTTTTAAAAGGTGCCCATTTTGTAATTGAAGATAATGGCGAGCTTTTTCAGCATTTTAATACAACTGGCTTAGTAGCAGCCCGCCATTCTTCCCACTACCCTACAGCGGCAGACAAGATTGAAGGAGGCATCAGAGCAGGAAACCTATTTAAAGAAATTTTGATAGGTAAAACTACAGATAAAGATAATAAAACCATTACATTTATTCAATTAGAAAGTCACATTGTTGACTTAAAGCTCACTTTTAACCTTATTAAAATTCTTCATTCTATTAAAGAACTTATCCTACATATGTGTGACTATATTGTATATAAAGCCACTGGCAAAAATGTTGGACAATATGGTCTTTCTGAACATACTGAACACCACAAACCTATACGTATTAAGCAACATTCCCCAAGAGCCCAAGATATAATAGCCCCGCAAAACAATACCACACCAGACACAACATCAAAGCTAAACAAGATATCCAAACAAGATACCAGAGAAAAACAGCAAGAGAAGCATAAAAGCAAAAAGGGAAAACAAGGTACTAACACTAAAGCTAGATATACAACTAATACTAAGCATACTACCAAGGTAAAATTGCAACCTAAAATACAGGATAACGGCCGTTAATTTAGCTAATAAATAACGCTCTCAAGGCTTGAGTCCTTTTAAACTATATTTTTCCTCACAAGCCCAGTGATCTCAGCATTTTGCTAAGCTAATTCTTTATATTATATTGACATTTAACAGTTACAAAAATATGTTATGATAACTTTTTAACTCGAGCCATAGATCATGACTGTAATCACTAGATTTGCCCCTAGCCCAACCGGGCTTTTACATATTGGAAATGTAAGAACTGCTCTTATTAACTGGCTATATACCAAAAAGCATAATGGTAAGTTTATGCTACGTTTAGATGATACTGATCCAGAACGTTCAAAACTTGAATATGCTTTACAAATTGAGCATGATCTCAAATGGTTAGGTTTTAGCTGGGATATTTTTGCTAAACAATCTGATCGCATTACTCGTTATGAAGAAATTAAGCAGCAATTGATTAATGCTGGTAGACTTTACCCTTGTTTTGAAACTCCTGAAGAATTGGAAATCAAACGCAAAATGCAACTCACCCGCGGCAAACCTCCTATTTACGATCGCGCTGCACTTAAGTTATCTCCAGAAGAAGTAGCAAAGATGGTTGCAGGCGGCAAAAAGCCCCATTATCGCTTTAAGATGTTAGATGAAGCTATCATTTGGAATGATATGGTGCGCGGAGAAATTAAGTTTGAAGGATCTAATCTTTCTGATCCTATTTTAGTCAGAGAAGATCAGAGCTTTACCTATATTTTATGCTCAGTGATTGATGATATTGACTATAGCATAACTCATATAATTAGAGGTGAAGACCATATTTCGAACACTGCTATTCAAGTGCAAATCTTTAAAGCTTTAAATGCTACTATTCCTGAGTTTGGGCATTTGGCTTTAATAAAAGCAGCAGAAGGAGAAATGTCTAAGCGTATTGGTGGCTTTGAGGTATTGTCGTTACAACAAAAACACATTGAAGCAATATCAATTGCTACCATGCTGGCAAAATTAGGAACTAGCGATCCTATTCAACCTAGAGCCACTTTAGAAGAAATCATTGATGAATTTGATATTAGCAAATTTAATAAGGCTGTTGCCAATTATGATCAACATGAATTAATTAATTTTAATCATAAAACCTTAGGTATACTAGAATTTAAACAGGTTGAAGCCCAACTTAAAGCATTAGGACTTAATAACGTAACGGCTGAATTTTGGTTAGCAATTAGATCAAATATAGTAACTATTGATGAAGCTAGTGAGTGGTGGCAAATCTGTTTTGAAGAAATGAAGCCTATAATTGAAAATCCTGAGTTACTACAGCATGCTATTGATAACCTACCTGAAGAGCCATGGGATAATAACACTTGGAAAACACTGAGTAAACAACTGAGCGCTATTACAGGATTAAAAGGCAAAGACTTATTTCTGCCCATTCGTAAGGCTTTAACAGCTAAAGATCATGGCCCAGAATTAAATTTATTATTACCTCTTATTGGTAAGGAAAGAGCGATTAAAAGATTAAATGGTAAAAATGGTTAGTATTGGTAACACTCAAATTAAACGGTGCATAATTAACATAATATCCAAGCTAATAATTGCGATTAGCTTTATTAGTTATAGCAACTTAGGTATGGCAGAATCTAGCTTCCGTATGTCCGGCTCATTGGTGCTTTACCCGCTAATGACCGTGATTGCTGAAGACTATCATGAAGATTTTAATTATCCTGCACCTATTGTAGAAAACGTAGGAAGTGGCCCAGGGTTTAGATTATTTTGTTTAAATAAATTTTATTCCCCACAAATTGTAATGGCTTCTCGGCCAATAACACAATCAGAAGTCAAATTATGTGCACAGAACGGCATTAATAAGATTGCCAAGCTAGTAATTGGTTCCGATGCTCTAGTTATTGCTATTAGTAAAAATACCCCTCTTGGTATTACCTCTCTCTCAACTGAGCAGCTTGTTAACACTCTTGCTCATCCTAAATTTAAAACCTGGCGAGATATAAACCCTAGTTTCCCTAAAAAAGTTATTAAAATTCATGGTCCTAATTCTAATAGTGGTGGTTATGATATCATCAAGGATATTGTTACAAAAAACACAACTAATAGTATAAAACAAAACATGTATATAGAAAATGGTAATAATCAAAATTTAATCATTCAAAAAATTGTAAATGATCCTTATGCCCTTGGTTTAATTGATATTGGATATTTTTATGCTAATACTCATCAATTGAGGATTTTAGCGCTTGATGACTTTACTGTTAATGATGAAAATATCCTTAATGGGAATTATGCACTAAGCCGTAAACTTATATTATATTATGATGAACAAATGATTAAATCCGATCCTAAGTTTGCACATTTAATAGATTATTTGAAAAAATATTATACCAAGCGAAGAGAGGCCTTTTCAGCCCTTGGTATCACTCCTGTAAGCAATTAATCACTACCACAAGTTGTATTTTTGCAATTTTTTAGTTGCATTTATAAAAATTCTTTCTAAGAATAGCTTTTAGAAAGAGTAAATCATTACATTAAAATTTACTTTATAAAAATAATTTTAATTAAATTGATTTATTTACAGTAATTAAACAGGAAAAAATTAATGATTGCAGATATTAAAATAAAAATTTTTAGCTCATTGATTAAAATTAACTTTAATGAATTTGGTTTTTATAGATTCACTTCACTCTTTAAATTTATGATATTTAAACGAATGATAAATCTACTGATTGAGCAATGTAATTTGCTCAGCATCAGACTCATAATTACCGCCTTATTTGCATCCCACCATTCAATTTTAAAATTATTCCAAGTTATTTTATTTGTGATTAAGAGGAGTATTAATGTTTATTTTTAATGATAATTTTAAGATTATTATTATATACTTACTATTAGTAATAATTGATAGATTATATACTTTACAAAATACTAATTCTCACAGCAAAACCAAAATTGCTATTCTCGACAATAAAATAATTTTACTGATGTGTATTTATGCTAGCTGCTTAAGTAATAACAACCCTTATGATATTACATTTTTAATGCTTTACATGTCTGGTAAATATTTAAGCGCACTTATCAGCTACATAGCAGATAACAAAAAATTATTACATAAGAAGATAGCTATTATAAAAATAATCATGAACAAAATATTTTACAAAGCTACACAAAGCTCTACCACCTACAAGTTAATAATATTAACCATATATTTTATAATACTAGTATTTAAATTAGATTATAACAAAGTATAACCATCTTATCATTTATCTACCTGTTAACTTTAATGCTTTTTAATTAAAACTGGAATTTTTATAGTAAACTTCTCTTAGAATTAAAGGCAGCATGACTTAAAATGATTTTCTAATTCACTATAAACACCAACATACATAGCATTGCCAGAAGGCAAAGTAAAAAGCCTAGCAATAGAACTTACAGGACTATTAGCTATAGGAATAACCAGATAGTAATTTGATGCTAATAAAAATATTTATCATGAAGTTTAACTTAAATTGTATAG
This window of the Rickettsiales endosymbiont of Stachyamoeba lipophora genome carries:
- the gltX gene encoding glutamate--tRNA ligase, whose protein sequence is MMTVITRFAPSPTGLLHIGNVRTALINWLYTKKHNGKFMLRLDDTDPERSKLEYALQIEHDLKWLGFSWDIFAKQSDRITRYEEIKQQLINAGRLYPCFETPEELEIKRKMQLTRGKPPIYDRAALKLSPEEVAKMVAGGKKPHYRFKMLDEAIIWNDMVRGEIKFEGSNLSDPILVREDQSFTYILCSVIDDIDYSITHIIRGEDHISNTAIQVQIFKALNATIPEFGHLALIKAAEGEMSKRIGGFEVLSLQQKHIEAISIATMLAKLGTSDPIQPRATLEEIIDEFDISKFNKAVANYDQHELINFNHKTLGILEFKQVEAQLKALGLNNVTAEFWLAIRSNIVTIDEASEWWQICFEEMKPIIENPELLQHAIDNLPEEPWDNNTWKTLSKQLSAITGLKGKDLFLPIRKALTAKDHGPELNLLLPLIGKERAIKRLNGKNG
- a CDS encoding substrate-binding domain-containing protein, with the protein product MVKMVSIGNTQIKRCIINIISKLIIAISFISYSNLGMAESSFRMSGSLVLYPLMTVIAEDYHEDFNYPAPIVENVGSGPGFRLFCLNKFYSPQIVMASRPITQSEVKLCAQNGINKIAKLVIGSDALVIAISKNTPLGITSLSTEQLVNTLAHPKFKTWRDINPSFPKKVIKIHGPNSNSGGYDIIKDIVTKNTTNSIKQNMYIENGNNQNLIIQKIVNDPYALGLIDIGYFYANTHQLRILALDDFTVNDENILNGNYALSRKLILYYDEQMIKSDPKFAHLIDYLKKYYTKRREAFSALGITPVSN